A window from Verrucomicrobiia bacterium encodes these proteins:
- the infC gene encoding translation initiation factor IF-3, protein MNEAIRAASLRVIDEDGQQLGILSRSEALKAAEQQGLDLVEISPGANPPVAKIVDWGKYNYQKTKQAQKSKRNAKALEIKQMRFGLKISDHDLGVKLRKVTDFLDTGHKVKITVFYRGRELAHKELGFKLAEKVIEKFGETVVVEQKPQLAGKQLNFVIRSNSNAKTKDA, encoded by the coding sequence CTGAATGAGGCAATTCGGGCAGCGAGTTTACGCGTAATTGATGAAGATGGGCAGCAGCTCGGAATTTTGTCGCGGAGTGAAGCCTTGAAGGCCGCCGAGCAACAAGGACTTGATCTGGTGGAAATATCTCCGGGTGCTAACCCGCCGGTAGCTAAGATCGTTGACTGGGGTAAATACAACTACCAAAAAACCAAACAGGCCCAAAAGAGCAAACGAAACGCTAAGGCGCTCGAGATCAAGCAAATGCGTTTTGGGCTGAAGATAAGTGACCACGACCTAGGAGTGAAACTGCGTAAAGTTACGGACTTTCTGGACACTGGACACAAGGTGAAGATTACGGTATTCTATCGCGGCCGAGAGTTAGCCCACAAAGAGTTGGGATTTAAGCTTGCCGAGAAAGTTATCGAAAAGTTTGGCGAGACAGTTGTAGTGGAACAGAAACCCCAACTAGCCGGCAAACAGCTTAATTTTGTTATAAGGAGCAACAGTAATGCCAAAACTAAAGACGCATAG
- the rpmI gene encoding 50S ribosomal protein L35 encodes MPKLKTHSGTKDRVRITKNGKALHGHATSNHFLQKKSAARKRRFAVPTLVSGKAVKSIKRKLGAK; translated from the coding sequence ATGCCAAAACTAAAGACGCATAGTGGCACCAAGGACCGCGTACGCATAACCAAGAACGGCAAGGCGCTACACGGTCACGCTACGAGCAACCACTTCTTGCAAAAGAAGAGCGCTGCCCGTAAACGCCGCTTTGCAGTACCCACACTCGTAAGTGGTAAAGCAGTAAAGAGTATTAAGCGAAAGCTAGGAGCTAAATAG
- the rplT gene encoding 50S ribosomal protein L20 produces the protein MRVKRGVASHKRHQKIRKATKGMTRANRSSVKRGKQAVTKSLQYAYRDRRNRKRTFRELWNTRINAAARLNGTTYSRLISGLKKANIQLDRKVLAELAVNEPAAFTTIVKTAQK, from the coding sequence ATGCGTGTTAAACGAGGAGTAGCCTCACACAAGCGTCACCAGAAGATCCGCAAGGCTACAAAGGGCATGACCCGGGCTAATCGTTCTTCTGTGAAGCGCGGCAAACAAGCCGTCACCAAGTCCTTGCAGTATGCATACCGAGACCGACGAAATCGCAAACGTACTTTTCGTGAGCTATGGAACACACGTATTAATGCTGCAGCCCGCCTAAACGGCACAACCTACAGTCGCCTTATCTCAGGCCTCAAGAAAGCCAACATACAGCTAGACCGCAAAGTCCTAGCCGAGCTGGCCGTAAACGAGCCTGCGGCCTTTACGACGATAGTGAAGACTGCTCAGAAATAA
- a CDS encoding 4a-hydroxytetrahydrobiopterin dehydratase gives MWQEQNNELYREFAFKDFAQAFTFMQAVAHEAEERQHHPRWHNEWNKVQIWLSTHDAGNAVTDKDRSFATFIDELYTGKQRIVEIPQVSVGKFRDIKMYADGGSRGNPGASASGYVLLDQEDNIIIKSGVYLGITTNNQAEYQALKFGLEAAQKLGALEVDVFMDSLLVVNQMKGIFKVRNRDLWPIHEAIKEQAKTFKKITYTHVPRELNKLADAEVNETLDAEAKKQR, from the coding sequence ATGTGGCAAGAACAGAACAATGAACTCTATCGAGAGTTTGCCTTTAAGGACTTTGCGCAAGCTTTTACCTTCATGCAGGCGGTTGCGCACGAGGCCGAGGAGCGTCAGCACCATCCGCGCTGGCACAATGAGTGGAACAAGGTACAGATATGGTTGAGCACCCACGATGCGGGGAACGCCGTCACAGATAAGGATCGCTCTTTCGCGACTTTTATCGATGAGCTTTATACCGGAAAACAACGCATTGTAGAAATACCTCAAGTGTCGGTAGGTAAGTTCAGGGACATAAAGATGTATGCCGATGGTGGCTCTCGAGGCAATCCTGGGGCATCTGCTTCTGGGTATGTGCTTCTTGATCAAGAAGACAACATCATCATCAAGAGTGGCGTATATCTTGGTATTACTACGAATAATCAGGCCGAATACCAAGCACTCAAGTTTGGCCTAGAGGCTGCTCAAAAGCTCGGTGCTCTTGAGGTGGATGTATTTATGGATAGCCTGTTGGTTGTTAATCAGATGAAGGGCATCTTTAAGGTAAGAAATAGGGATCTTTGGCCTATCCATGAAGCCATAAAAGAACAGGCAAAGACTTTCAAAAAAATCACTTACACACACGTGCCGCGCGAGCTCAATAAACTCGCCGATGCAGAAGTGAACGAAACACTCGACGCCGAGGCGAAAAAACAGCGGTAG
- the queA gene encoding tRNA preQ1(34) S-adenosylmethionine ribosyltransferase-isomerase QueA, whose product MRVSDYTYVLPEERIALFPPEERGASHLLVLDSQSGKIEHKGYQDLLEYLEPGDVVVLNNTKVIRARLMATTSSGQTRELLLLEDHHNTVRTKRKVLYRGKLRETETLTVGPTTVHVDSILGDGIAEISSQQDLLELATHTGSVPLPPYMHRDATPEDTERYQTVFAESPGSVAAPTASFNFTRELEARIRAKNVSIAYLTLHVGLGTFLPIRSDNIQEHTMHSEYFEIPKNTAEIIKNTLYNRGKIVAIGTTVARTLEYAAPSLLGSPATDVSGEADIFIYPGYTFKVVTTLLTNFHAPKSTVLMLAAAKAGWQNLERAYHEALDEDYMFLSYGDSMLIL is encoded by the coding sequence ATGCGAGTTTCTGATTATACCTACGTGCTGCCAGAGGAGCGTATTGCTCTGTTCCCCCCAGAAGAGCGAGGTGCAAGCCACTTGTTGGTATTGGACAGTCAGTCTGGGAAGATTGAGCACAAGGGCTATCAAGACCTGTTGGAGTACCTTGAGCCCGGCGATGTGGTGGTACTAAATAATACAAAAGTCATAAGGGCACGACTAATGGCGACAACAAGCAGTGGCCAAACAAGAGAGCTCCTTTTGCTTGAGGATCACCACAATACAGTCCGGACAAAGCGCAAGGTTCTTTACCGCGGCAAGCTGCGAGAGACAGAAACACTCACAGTTGGGCCGACGACTGTGCACGTAGACTCAATTCTGGGGGACGGCATTGCCGAGATAAGTAGCCAGCAAGATCTACTTGAGCTAGCCACCCACACGGGAAGTGTCCCCCTGCCGCCATACATGCATCGCGACGCGACGCCAGAAGACACCGAGCGTTATCAGACAGTATTTGCAGAGTCCCCAGGTTCAGTTGCAGCGCCCACTGCATCGTTTAATTTTACCCGGGAGCTCGAGGCAAGGATCCGTGCAAAGAATGTCTCCATTGCCTACCTCACATTGCACGTAGGGCTGGGCACTTTCCTGCCCATTAGATCCGACAATATCCAAGAGCACACCATGCATAGTGAGTATTTTGAGATTCCAAAAAACACAGCAGAAATAATCAAAAATACCCTATATAACAGAGGGAAAATTGTAGCGATTGGCACAACAGTAGCGCGCACTTTGGAATATGCAGCTCCTTCCCTCCTTGGCTCTCCGGCGACTGATGTTTCGGGTGAAGCAGACATATTTATCTACCCTGGGTACACTTTTAAAGTTGTTACCACGCTGCTGACAAACTTCCATGCACCCAAGTCGACTGTGCTTATGCTGGCAGCCGCCAAGGCTGGATGGCAGAATCTAGAACGCGCCTATCACGAGGCACTGGACGAAGATTATATGTTTCTGAGCTATGGTGACTCCATGCTAATCTTATAA
- a CDS encoding site-2 protease family protein has product MQFAVSDILSIIIVILFSMGFHEAMHAFTAHWLGDPTAKDLGRLTLNPFRHIDIYMTLLLPVGLIMLGLPPIFAAKPVPFNPMRVKYEEFGAALIGLAGPFTNLLLALAGAGVWRSLSLSEGVASFILLFVQINIAFFVFNLIPFPPLDGSRALYAVAPEPLQKIMYQIESMGFTALIIFLVLLAPILGPLVANISSDLLRLLLGAGIQV; this is encoded by the coding sequence ATGCAATTTGCGGTCAGCGACATACTCAGCATTATTATAGTCATCCTATTTTCCATGGGCTTTCATGAGGCGATGCACGCCTTTACGGCCCACTGGCTGGGCGATCCTACGGCAAAAGACCTTGGCCGGCTAACCCTCAACCCCTTCAGGCATATAGATATCTACATGACCTTATTGTTACCGGTGGGACTAATCATGCTTGGTTTGCCACCCATTTTTGCTGCAAAACCGGTACCGTTTAATCCCATGCGCGTAAAATACGAAGAATTTGGGGCGGCACTTATTGGGCTGGCTGGTCCGTTTACTAACCTGTTACTCGCATTAGCAGGTGCTGGCGTATGGAGATCTTTGTCGTTATCAGAGGGGGTCGCCAGTTTCATTCTGTTATTTGTCCAGATTAACATCGCATTCTTTGTCTTTAACCTTATTCCATTCCCGCCGTTAGACGGCTCGCGAGCTTTATACGCAGTTGCACCTGAGCCGTTGCAAAAGATCATGTATCAAATAGAATCGATGGGCTTCACGGCTCTTATCATATTCCTTGTTTTACTGGCTCCTATCCTAGGGCCATTGGTTGCCAATATAAGTAGTGACTTATTAAGGCTTCTCCTTGGCGCAGGTATTCAGGTATAA
- the rpmB gene encoding 50S ribosomal protein L28 translates to MQVCELTGKGKQFGNNISFSQRHTKKVWKPNLQNKTVIVDGKKVTMKLSTQAIRTLKKKGLIPDAKAKAPQK, encoded by the coding sequence ATGCAAGTATGTGAACTAACCGGCAAGGGCAAGCAGTTTGGCAACAACATTAGCTTTTCCCAGCGCCACACCAAGAAAGTCTGGAAGCCCAATCTACAGAACAAGACTGTTATTGTTGATGGCAAAAAGGTTACCATGAAGCTGAGCACTCAAGCTATCCGTACCCTTAAGAAAAAAGGCTTGATCCCAGACGCAAAAGCAAAGGCACCACAAAAATAA